Below is a genomic region from Lampris incognitus isolate fLamInc1 chromosome 2, fLamInc1.hap2, whole genome shotgun sequence.
CAGCACTAGCGTAGCAAAGGATGGTCCTAGAGAAAATGGACAAGGGCTGGGTGGCAAAGAAGATGAAGATGTCGGTGAGGGCGAGGGTCAAAGATACGCCCCAGATTAAACCAATCAGAATGTAGGTGCGCTGCCGGGTGCAGATCTTGGCGTGGTGGAGAGGCCGGCAAATAGCAACGTAACGCTCGATAGCCATGCCGGCCAGGTTCAAAGAGCTGTTCCTTGAAAGAAAGACATGTGGTAATTTTACAATCGATAAAGAAATAAGATTCACATAAAGCGTTGACCAGATTACATGTCATTCTCATGGCTTCCCACTCAATTTCCCAAACATAGTGTGCAAACTTGGCTAATGAGATAAGGCTCTGATTATGACTTCGAAGATAATACATTAATGCATGTATTAGTTTGTCtacatattatacatattatttgTTTACATGTTACATATTATACTGTATTTAGCACCACTTTTCAATTTATATCCTACTTTCCTTGCCGTGTCTTGTTTTCGGCACTGCAGCAAAATCAATTCTAAATTCAGTCTGTTGAGTCTAAGCAAGCAGACAAGATGgcttgcttacacacacacacacacacacacacacacacacacacacacttgttagtGGTGATTGCCATTAGCAGCAAGAGACAGCAAGGGATGAGGCTCAGGGAGGCAACATAAAGTGTGATTTGCAGCACCACAGCAATGGTTAGCAAAATCATGTCGTTGATCACCAGGTGGGTGTACAGCACATAcctggaggggaagagagagagagagagagagagagagagagagagagagagagagagagagagagagagagagagagagagagagagagagagagagagagagagagagagagagagagagagagaggaggaaaaagaAAATCGAGAGGAGGGAAAACTGAAGAGGGGAGATAATTAAGTCGAGTCAAATTTTTACATAAAACATATTCAAAAACGCATGTTGACCCAAGTGTTGAACAGCatcaataataaaataaaaaaacaacaacaaataaacaagagaaaagacagagaagaagagtgCAAATAACTTACAATCCCCAAAAACACATGTCGACAACAATACATGTTACATACATACAATACATTTTGTATTTGATTGCCTTTTGTCATGTGCTCTAACTGTTCATACTACTGCACAACcagttgcccctctggggacaactaaagttctactactactactactattaataccactactactattattactagcactactagtactactattactactactactactattattgtgCAACAAAAGTTGTATAATATCACAACAGTAAGTTTACAGGTATTTatatttgtgttgtgttgcactgTGCTTACCTGGTAAGGCATTACTTAGTGAATATGAAATGGAGAGGAAAGGAGTGGGGCAAGGTATGGCACAGACCTTTTGCAAAGACAGTGGTagttcagttcatctgaacatcgAAGCTGATCAACATCCAGATTTGTCagatttgacacacacacacacacacacacacacacacacacacacacacacacacacacacacacacacacacacacacacacaacttcacaGAGAGAAGCAAGCAGAGATGCAGGCATGGACACACACAACCACAGTCACACGCTCCTCCTGTCTTACCTTGGATCTCGCTGGAACACTCGGCTCTTAAAATAGGTGTAGACAAAAGATGCGTTGATGGACATGATGATGACACTGAGGGTGAAGGTGATGAAGTTTTTAATGAAAGCGTCATTATAGCTGTCCATTCGCCTTGTTGAATTCATACTCCACCTCCAGCCGCTGAGTGGGGAGAGAAATGTCCACTCAGGCAATTGTGGAGCTAAAATCAAGCCCTCATCAGTGAAAAGAGTTTGATGGGAAGTTCATTTTTATCTTATCATATTTTATTCATTAATTAACCCATCTCTGTAATGAACTCAAATTATGATTCATTTGCAGAAATTCCTTTTAAAGCCTCCAAGAACATTCTGAAATGAGCTCCGAAACAGATGAATAAACAAATAACAGTTATTATACGTGTACTTACCTTCTTACTGTTGTATTAGTAAGTTCAGAGGGAGAAGGCATCTTAAACAGTGAAATCTACAAACCCAGGTCCTCATATCTAATAGGTTGTCTCTAACATATACTACATCAGCTACCACCTCattagaaaaaaagaagaattaagaACAAATTTTACAAGCTTATATTGACATTAATGAGCTTTGAAGAGACTTTTCATTATCCAATATGTAAATGCTATTTCATAAATTCAGTTGATCTTTTACCACATATTTTACCCAAGTTACAATTTACACAATGTAATCCAAGTGTAAAATCTTTTGAAACTTATTTAAATTAAATTATAGGCCCTTAATTCACTGAAATTGCCCGACTGAGAACATTTCCATTCACTGCACAGAGACATGGCTGCAATCGTTTAAGTAGTCCCAGTTTCTGTGGTTCAGGCACATGTAAATTATAACACAAACAGCACCAAAATGTAATAATACTGGCAATAAGAGACATCATTATGGGTTATCATTTTACATGGTAAATTTATGTTAGTTCTGTTAAGTAAAGAATATTCACACCAGATTCACATCAGTTTCACACAGGCCTCAAAACTCCTCTAAATCATTTCAAATACTGATGTATAAATTAAGGAACACATTAAAACAGTCTTTAACTGTAGATGTGGGTGTAAAACAAAATCACCACAGATAAACTGTTAATTTCTATCCTCAAACTGTTTTCCAGGGATCCCAGTTTTCTTAAAGCTTTATCATTTACACATAGAGATAGAAAGTAAAGCTACAAGAGACACTCGGAAATATGCTCAACTTACACAACAAACTTGCTGGGCAAGCCAACCTCACAGTGCCTGCCCGATATAACCCGAGCTAGTGAGGAGGAGAAACAGATGCAGCATTATATATAGATATCATATAGGCTGATATTGTTATCAGGTTATCTTTAGGGAAGtatgggggagagaggagagagagagagagagagagagagagagagagagagagagagagagagagagagagagagagagagagagagagagagagagagagagagagagagagtgagagatggggTGGAGGTTTGGAGAGTTAGTGGAGATGAGGGTGAAAAAATATACAATATATCTCAGCATTTACTTTTCCCAATATTTGACAATAGTTGATAGAAGAAAGAAAAGGTTTAACTGTTAAATACTGTACAAAAATAGCTGTTTCCGAATACAAGTAGTAAGAGGTGTTTTATTGCTAAAATCATTATAGGCCATGTTGGTATAGAATAAACCAATGTCTAAATTTCGTTTTTGCTCTCATAAGATCTGAAATAAACTGAACTCAATTCAATCGGTAGCTTATGTGAAGATAACTAATAGTCAGCTGGGCCAGATATTGTAAATGGTTGATGGTCCATTTCCTGAATGGGTAAAAAGCAGAAGAGACCAAAACAGTCAATGAGTGCATACCATTTTAAAAGGCACAGACTGAACAACAGTACAGCTGTGATGATGTGTTATAATGTCACAGAAAGATCCACACCATGTTTTAGTCATTGAGAGTCACAGGGAATGGACCCTTTAACCCTGCAAGAGCTCTACCCACTGAATTAGATAAGAGCACTCTTACAGGGTAACTCCCAAAACAGAGACATTGGTTTAAAAAGGGTTTGTTTTGATATCCAGTGATGATATTATCATGAGTGATGTAAGTTGAAAACACTAATAAGTAGATTACAATATGCAATCTTCATACTCCACATCATCCTCCAGCACCTAGACTCTGCAGAAACCTAcaccaggatcctgtttgtggatttcagctctaccttcaacatcatcatcccagaactgctgcaggacaagctctctCAACTCCATGTGGCTGTCTTCGcctgcaggtggatcaccgacttcccatctgacaggaagcagcacgtgaagctggggaaacacgTCTCTGACTCCCGGACTGTCgataaccttgtagcgttatgtttgtactgacccgcattccgtacttacagagtagtcacgtgatcatgcagcctagtggcggcattatacacgctcgatggtgttttaagcccccaacgtactcttcaaggcagcgctgcatggaaggcactccccgccccctacagtttcagccaacaGTTTCATGTACTTGGCCGACACGCTGTCTCGTGCAGCAAGGAAGAGCACATCACAGCATCAAACTGAACGGAACGGATGGACTTCGAAGTGATGGCAGTCCAGCCCATCTCATCAAATCGCCTGAAGGAGCTGCGAGAACACACAGCTGCAGACTGCCTAAAAATGGACGTAATCACTCTAAACATTGGGAGTAATCACACCAATGACAGAGCCCACAGAATGGGTTTCTGCAATGGTTGCCGCACACAAGAAGGACACTGACAACATTCGCATATGCATCGATCCACGTGACTTGAATGAAGCTTTAATGCGCCCTCACCATCCTATGCGCACGGTCGAAGAGGTGGCTACACAAATGTCTGACGCCACTGTGTTTTCGGTGCTGGATACAAAAAGTCCATTCTGGCAAATAAAACTAGACACAGAATCCTCCATCCGAACAACATTTGCATCAGAGGTCTTCCAACGAGCGATGGAGCAGGTCTTCACAGGCTATCCATGTGCGATCATCGTCGATGACATCATCGTGGGCGGCAACGGAGTAGGGGAACATGattccaacctcaaaaaggtccTGGACAGGGCTCGGAAAGTGAAGCTCAGACTGAATCCGGTGAAATGCAGGTTCAGACTCAAACAGGTGAGCTACGTGGGACACGTCTTCACAGACCAGGGACTCAAAGCTGACCATGCGAAGATAAAAGCAATCGCTGAGATACCCCCACCTGAAGACAAGGCTGCTCTTCAGAGATTCTTAGGAATGACAACataccttggaaagttcatccCTAACTCCAGCGAAATGTCTGCATCACTCCGCCAGCTGCTGCAACGTGACGTAGCCTGGTGTTGGGAAAAGGAACACGAAGATGCATTCAACAGACCGAAGGCCCACATATCAAGCCCTTCGGTGCTGAAATACTACGGCGTGAGAAAGCCTGTCACACTCACCTGTGATGCATCGCAGTGTGGCCTTGGTGCAGCTTGCCTACAGGGAGGCTAACCCATAGCATATGCCTCGCGCACCTTGACGGAGACTGAGACAAGATATGCACAGATAGAAAAGGAGCTGCTGgcggtggtgtttgcatgtttcaaGTTCTATGACTATGTCTACGGCAAGCCAATCACAGTCGAAACCGACAATCAGCCCCTCATCACAATCCTGAACAAACCATGATGCTGAAGCTGCCGAAGTTCAACTTGACGCTTGCATACAAGAAAGGGAAGTTCATGTACTTGGCCGACACGCTGTCTCGTGCAGCAAGGAAGAGCACATCACAGCATCAAACTGAACTGAACGGAACGACTTCAAAGTGATGGTAGTCCAGCCCATCTCATCAAATCGCCTGAAGGAGCTGCGAGAacacacagctgcagactcttcaaTGCAAGCTCTCTGCCGCACTATAAAGCAAGGATGGCCCGACCGAGCAAGCAGTACTGCAGCCGCTGCAAGACCATTCTTTGCATTCCGGGATGAGCTCACCATCGACAATGACATTGTAATGAAAGGAACAAGAGTGGTCATTCCCCAAACACTACAGTCTGAGTACCTGACCATTCTACACAAAGGACATCCTGGGGCCGAAGCAACGAAACGCGGAGCACGCGATGTTGCATTCTGGCAATCCATGGCAAAGGATGTTGAGAACATGGTCCAAGCCTGCAGTGTGTGCAACAGTCTAAAAGGACATCAACAGAAAGAGCCACTGCAACCCACCCCAATCCCAAAACTGCCCTGGTCCACCATCGCCACAAACACCTTCgagtggaacagtcaccactacctggtcttggtcgactcgtactcagggtggtttgaaatcgatccacttaaaaacctctcttCACAAAGTGTGGTCAACAAGCTAAAGCGGCACTTCTCAGTCCATGGCGCCCCTGACACTGTCTTTTCAGACAATGGCACCCAGTTCTCCAGTCAGACTTTTCGTGAGTTTGCCACAACCTGGGGTTTCCACCACGCCACCAGTCCTGAATACCCACAAGCAAACGGCCTGGCAGAACGGGCAGTTCAAAGCGCAAAGAGGCTGCTTGAAACTTCAAAGAGAGATGGGACAGATCTACTTCTGAATCTGCTGAACATTCGGAACGTGCCACGAGATACAACCCTGGGCTCTCCCGCTCAGCGTCTCCTATCTAGGAGAACACGCACCAGCCTACCTGCCAGCCAGCAGATGTTGGCGCCGTCGTCAAAGGACACTGTAACGGTCTGGGCTCAGCTGTCAAAGAAACGGGGAATGCAGAAAGCGCACTATGACAAGTCAAGCAGACCACTGCCTGCACTGGAACCGTCTCAAATGGTCTGTCTTCAGACTACAAAGGGACATGACAAGATCAGAGTGATCAAAAGGATGTGCAACGAACCTAGATCTTACATCATTGAATCGGAAGGAAAGGAATACAGGAGAAACCGACGGCACATTCTGCCAGTATCCGAACCTCAACATATCCTCGACCAAAATGAACACATTCCATCAGTGCTTACCAGAGAGCAAGACAAGGATGGCACTCAAGTGGAACGCATTCCATCAgtatgtgtctgtgaatgttctcattcatccaggccatgattatccaaaagagttgaatcgagtgcaactggacttggtatatattcgtgaagacgttgcgcctctcatccaagaggcttcctcagttcgtgcctttctgactagaccaagctagtctgactggctggtgatgagactcagaatttatcctctaggagtcgttgtcagagctattgatatgcgtggctctttgtgatccgatgtttaccaacgccctgTCAcggcctctctcccttgacatcgaGGCGATCGCCCTctttcccttgacacctgctgtcgccctctctcccttggcatcaaagcaatcgccgttgacacctgctgacccccccttcaccccggtgcACCAGCTGGCCATCGGATCGGTCGCCCGCTCTCCCTTGGCATCGGGGCGGTCACCGTCACCCTTGGGGGGCCTCTGccgtggaccagtcttcgctggaacgttgccattcatggacttctgcctgccaatCTAcctgccaccgagccaactcctgctctacccctgagatcggtcacttcaataaagacttgatttctttccttacctggttgtcccatctgcttttgggttcgttcctgatacgtgacagtacgttccagccactatggacccagcagaccattccaccacagacctggccacggtctgccaggctgtagccaaccaggaatcggtcctcggccagcacagccaggtgctacaggagatggctgacgccccccgtgagctcggctcaaagatctccggaatccaaaCCCAAcgtagtgcctccgctagcccgggacccgcccctccagctctgccaccctcagcgccatcaacttcggctaaggaaccatgggttgccccgcccgataagtatgatggagattttggactttgtcacccttttttgatgcagtgtgagattgtgtttaaccagcagccccagtcatattccacggatggagccaaagtcgcttacatcatgggccttctccggggaagcgctctggattgggctacagcggtgtgggagatgcggacctccacttcctcatcctacgctgagttcaccactgcctttcgccaggtttttgatcatcccgtgcggggaaaggatgcgtcaaaaagactgatctctctccgccagggttcccgcagcgtcgccgactactcagttgagttccgtacgctatcagcggagagcggatggaacaacgagtcactccaggccaggttttccaacagtctaagcgaatccataaaggacgaattggtttcctaccccgagcctggagggttggaggaattggttaccctggccattcgtgtggacaactgtctccgggagcggaggagagagaggacgcgccgctttcctggtcacaacaactttccacgggccacacctccaaactctgggggccgagctcgctcgactgaggctgccgtcctccgagaaagcccgaggcgtgactcttccccagcttcggagccgatgcaactcggccgtttccggctcaacccggaggagcgtcaacgccgcatcaccgagaacagctgcttgtattgtggtcagcctgatcactttctcgcctcctgccctcaccgtccgtcaaactagcaggctcacgagggaggaggaggatccttgtgagcccaactgtctgccctctgtctcctcgtccacgtacccagttgcaagctaccatcagttttaaaggtcagtccactaaacttttggctttaattgactctggagctgatgaaagctttttggatgcaagtgttgtgaagcagttaggtcttgccactgtgagtctggaccagcctcttgaagctaatgccctggatggacgtctcctggcccggataacctctaagaccgagcctgtgcgcctcctgttgtcgggaaacaatcaagaggagttaagtttttttgttatcaattctccatttgttcccattatacttggtcatccctggctggttaagcatagtccccatattgattggtcatcggccagaatttcaagttggagtcccgtctgtcatgccatatgcctccagtctgctctgcctcagtctgtcccctgtcaggtgtcaagctctgagacctctgacctgtcacttgtgcctccagagtaccatgacctccaagccatgttcaacaagcagcaggctctctccctgcctcctcatcgcccctatgatattgctattgacctgctgctggcgctcccctccccagcagttgtctatatagcctctccaagcctgagcgggagtccatggagaggtacatcacgGACTCCTTGgtggctggtcttattcgcccttcatcatcaccccttggtgcggggttcttttttgtggccaagaaggacaaaaccctccagccgtgtattgactatagaggcctaaataacatcacagtcaagaataagtaccctctgcccctcatgacttctgcttttgattctctccaggg
It encodes:
- the LOC130131275 gene encoding odorant receptor 131-2-like; translated protein: MDSYNDAFIKNFITFTLSVIIMSINASFVYTYFKSRVFQRDPRYVLYTHLVINDMILLTIAVVLQITLYVASLSLIPCCLLLLMAITTNKNSSLNLAGMAIERYVAICRPLHHAKICTRQRTYILIGLIWGVSLTLALTDIFIFFATQPLSIFSRTILCYASAVYSTPHHRAKSMVVQVLVFAVVFLILIITYMKVFFAARTASGTNQDSGRKACNTILLHGAQLLIYMLSFLSPFINIILVTALPNSRTNIVFSTYLFTNVLPRLLSPLIYGIRDQKLRSHLKLYFLKGCFRPMAKKAKPRS